GGCGTACGGCGAGAGCACCGGAAGCTGCCAGGCGGAAACGACGTGCGACTGCGCTCCACGGGCTCTGGCCTGCTCGATGGCGTAGGCCATCGCGGCCTCGGAATGCGCGGAACCGTCGTAGCCGATCACGACCCTGTCATGCCGCAGCGCGCTGGGAGCCCAGACGATCACGACCGGTCCGGTCGCGTGCCCGGCCACGGCCATACCGACCGACCCGAGCACCAGCCCAGCGAACCCGCCGAGCCCTCTACTGCCCAGCACCAGGCTGTCCGCCAACTCCGACTCCGCGACCAGGACATTGATCACATCACCGCTGAGCAGCTCCGACGCCACATCGACATCCCTGGTCAACTCACGCGCTCGGGTGGCGGCAGCCTCGAGCGACTTGGCGCAGTACTCGGTGCTCCCGCTGTGCGGCCACTGCTGGCACACGTGCACGATCCGAAGGGCCAGGCCGCGGCGCTGCGCGTCGGCGGCGGCCCACTCCACGGCTGCGGTCGCCGGTGCGGACCCGTCCACACCGACCACGATGTGATCGACCATCAGGCCACTCCTTCACAAGCTGGACTCCTCACCTCCACCTTCGCGACAACGACACCGCCGCGCCCGGGGACGAAGTCCCGAATCGGGGTGCCGTTGGTCCTCTCAGGAGGCGTGCGGGTCGAGCATGAACTCCGCGTCCAGCGCGCTGAGTTGCCGCATGCTTCCACCTGGGACCGGCTCTATATGTGTGGCCGGGTGTCAGCACCGCCCCTACGAGTACCCGCCCTTGACGGTGACCTCGGCCTCCTGCACCCTGCCACGCATCTCGGCCAAGTGGCTCTTCTTGGGACCGAAGAAGTACCAGGCCAGGAAGATGATCAATCCGGCGGACGCGGCGATAACCATGACATCAGCCCCGGCCGCGATTGCGACCACGGGAAGGACGGGATCCTGTTTCAGCATGACTCCCTCCACCCTTCCAAGAGCGAAGTTCGGAGCTATGCAACCCAGACTGTCTCACTACCGGGTCCCGCCGGAACGGTGAAAAGCACCCAAATGCCAGGGCCTTGGCACAGTGACATGTCACATAGCTTGTCGGGGCCTGTCACGACGGTCTGCGGCCATGAGCCACGCGTGCGGCACCTTTCGAGATCGTAGCTGCGGGCTGTCCAGGTTCGTGCCTAGCCGGCAGGATCGTGACAGGTCATGTGCTGGTGCATCATCTGGTGGCAGTGGCAGTCGGCCATCATGCCGTCGTCACCCTTGTGCTGCCGCATCATCCGATGGCAGTCCGCCATCATGCTGTGGTCAGCGCAGGGTGCCGGTCCATCTGGCGGTTTCTGAGCGAGCGCCCACGCCGGAGACGGTAGCGCGGTCATGATTCCTACCATTGCTCCGGCGGCGATGCCTATGCGGAGGTTCATGCAAACCACCCCCTCTCCTTTGAGGTTACGGTCAACATCGGATCCGCCGCCCGCTGGGCATTGACGATCATCGCTTCGTCCGGGTGGTCACCGTGGCAGCACGATGAGCAGGACCGTAAGCACCTTCCGGGGCCCCGCGAGCGTCTCAGCAACGTGATCGCCGGGCCTCGAGCCGTTCCCGGGCTGAGTCATAGACCGCCTCGTCGATCTCGCCACTGGCGAACCGGCGGGCCAAAATCTCCTCCGGTGCCTCCACCGGCGCCTGATCGCGCCGCTTACCTTCCCGATCCTGCGTGAGCTGGATCACCGCCCAGACGACCGCCCCCACAAGCACGATCCAGATGACGGTCATCATGATCATCCAGGCCATACCTGGCCCGTACCCGTACATCATTGTGACCACCTCCGGCATCCAGTCTTCGCCGGATGCGGAGCGTCAAGGAGGGGCTTTGGTCATGGCGTTATCGGTCCAAGGTCCTGCGGGGACGGTCAAGGCGCCGGGCACACCCCTCCAGCACAAAAGCTGCCGATCGTCTGCGCGCTTCGTATGACCTGGCCACTCCCCGAATGGGGTCGAATAGAAGCATAAGTTTCGTCGTGTCCAACCTAGCCATGGCGGTTCACGTCGCCGGTAGCGGGTCAGGTTCGGGTCCACTGTTGGTTGCTGCCGTTGCAGGACCACAGGACGATCTTCGTACCGTTGGTGGTGCCGGCGCCGTTGGCGGCCAGACACAGCCCGGACTGCACGCCGGTGATCGTGCCGTCGGAGTTGACGTTCCACTGCTGGTTGGCCTGGCCGTTGCAGTCCCAGATGAGGACGGCTGTGCCGTTGCTGGTGCCCTGGCCGTTGGCGTCCAGGCACTTGCTGCCGTACACCTGGAACTGCTTGCCCGTGGTGTACGTCCACTGCTGGTTGGCTTGACCGTTGCAGTCCCACAGGTTGAGCTGCGTGCCGTTGGTCTGGGACTGGCCCGGCACGTCCAGGCACCGGCCCGAGTTTCTGTTCACCAGGGTGGTCGTCGACCCGGGCGGATTCCCGGATCCGGGCACCACCGAGAGGTTGTCGAACTGCGCTGTCACGCCCTGTCCGGTGCCGAAGCCGACCTGCCCGGCTGCGAAGCTTGAGTCACTTGCTGTGCCCACGACGGCACCGTCGATGCTGGCGGTGATGGTGCTGCCGGAGAAGCCGAGGGCGAGGCTGTGCCAACGGTTGGTGCCCAGCGCCGCGACGTTGCCGCTGCGCAGCGTGCTGAGTTGTCCGCTCGTGTTGTTGCGCAGAATCGACCAGGCGCCGCCGTCGGTGACCCGCAGGAAGTACCCGTTGTAGTTGCCGATGGGATCCAGGTTCGTGCTGCCCACCCGGCCCTCCAGTTGGGCGTAGCCGGACTTCTCCAGCAGCGCGTCGGCGGAGACGGTGTAGTTGTTCCAGTTCAGGTTTCCGCCGTAGGTCGCGGGGTCGGCCAGGGTCTTCCAGGTGATCGGGGCCATCGGGGAGGATTGGCGCAGGCACATCCCGGCGCGGCCGCCGCCGCACGCGCTGGCCTCGAAGGCGCCCTGCATGTCCTGCAGGTACCTCGGAAGGCCGGCCGCCGGGTAGCTGTCGAAGTTGTCGCTGTAGGGCAGGTTCAGCGAGCCCTGGGCGGGGCTGGTGGCGGTGCCCCTACCCTGGCCGGTGGTCGTGGTGATGCTGTAGATGTAGCCGGGCTGGACGGTCAGGCTGAACCGGCCGCCCGACGGGGTGATGTCGGCGGTGTGCACGAAGAAGTCGGCCTGGTTGTTGGAGTTGAGGTTGGTCGCCCAGACGTGCACCTGGCCGGTGGACAGGCCGCCGGCGAGGGTGAAGTCCAGCTGCTGGGCAGCGGTGGCGTCCATGGTCTCGATGATCGTGCTGTAGTCGGAGTTGTTGGGGGACTTCAGCGAGACGTAGCTGCCGTTGTTGCGGCCACCGTTGATGTATCCACTGGACGAGTCCAGGTAGCGCCAGCCCGGGGCGGTGAACTGCGTGGTGTGCGCGAGCGCCCACGAGTCCTTGCCGACCGAGTACCAACCCGACCATGGCTGGTTGGCCAGGATCAGCCCGACGGTGGCCCACGGGAGGTTCGGGGTGATCGCGGCGATCAGGTCCCAGTTGAGGTAGGCGACCATCCGTCCGTCGATGTAGCCGCGGTTGATGCCCCGGGCGAGCGGCTTGGCGCCGTCGTTGTAGTCCTGAGATCCGCCCTCGCTGTCCCAGAGCGTCACGCCGGTGTTGGTGGCGGTCGACGAGACCGAGCAGGAGGTCTGCGCGCTGAGGTAGCCACAGGGGTAGTGGCCGGACAGCACGGCGATGGAGTTGCGCAGGGTGGCGTTGCTCGCGACCGCGTTGGCCGGGCCCCAGCTTCCGGGATAGTCGTCCCCGAAGATGATCTTTACCGCGCTGTAGCCGGCGTTGTTGAGCGCCTGACGCAGGCTGATGGTCCAGTTGGCGTCGGTGCGCTTCTCGTTCTGCGCGGCGGTGATGTAGTCCATGGTCAGGTTGTGCTGCTTGGCGCAGCCCAGCCAGGCCACGAAATAGTCAATCATGTCTTGGGACATGAAGTTGCCGTTGCCGATCCAGCCCGGAGCGCCCCACGGTAGCGCCGCCAACTTGATGTTGGGGTTGCGGGCCTTGGCCTGCTCCATGATCCACCACTCGTAGCCGCGGTTGCAGTTGAGGTCGCCGCGGAAGTGCTCGTGGCTGGGCTCGGCGCCGGAGGTGGAGTTGGTGTCGCCGCCCATCTCCACCTTGAGGATCTGCAGTGCGGCGCCGTATCCGGGCTTGAACAGGTAGTCCAGGATCTGCCCGCGCTGCGGCTCCGGATAGTCGATCAACAGCCGGCTGTTGCCGCCACCGCCGCTGACCGCGCCAACACCGTCGAAGGTCTTCCCCCCGGACCCGCCATTGATGGTGATGGCCGTGGCTGCCTGCGTCGGGCCGCTGGTCACTGTCAACAGGCCGGTGGCCGCGAGGAGGGAGCCGACTGCTACGACCGTAACCGATCGCAGGCGGCGAAGCGAGCGTTTCGTTCTTGGCATGAGGTCAGTTCCTCTCGCAGCGGATGCGGTCTGCGGGACACCGCCTGTCGCGACCCGGTCACCTGGGCCGGACCGGGGACAGGGTGCGGCACTGCCCGGAGATCCGTAGTTTGGCGGTTGACATTCATGTGATCGCTAACATTCGTGCAGAGCAATGGCCACCGGAATCGTTGACTACCGCTGGCCGAGGAGACCGCTCGTGCTGTTTTTGGGTTCGCCGAATCGATTCGACCGTAGCGAAGAGGCCGTTCTCATATATGTCAATGCATGATCGGGTGGCGGGGCATTCGCAAGCCGACCTCGGCAATGCCGTGTTCGGGTAAGGATCCGGCCATGGCCCTGTGCGATCACCTGCGGAAGCTCCACTGCTGGTTCGTGCCGCCGTGGCACGACCAGAGAATGATCTTGGTGCTGCTGGCCGTCCCCGCCCCGTTGGCGTCGAGGCACAGGCCGGACTGCACGCCGGTGATGGTGCCGTTGGCGTTGACGTTCCACTGTTGGTTGGTTTGACCGTGGCAGTCCCAGATGATCACCTGAGTGCCGTTGCTGGTGCCGTTGCCGTTCGCGTCAAGGCACTTGTTGCCGTACACCTGCAGCGTCTTGTTGGAGGTGTAGGTCCAGCGCTGCCGGTCGGCGCTCTGGCAGTCTGCCAGCTGCACCTGGGCCCCGTTGGCAGTGGAACTGTTCGGCACCTCGATGCACCGGCCCGACTGGCTGCCGACGATCTGGCCGGCGCCCGGCTGTGGGTTGCCGCCGCCCGGAGGCGCGTAGCCGGCGGCGACGATGTTGGCCTGGACGGCTTCCTCCGTTGCGTTCGACGGGTAGCCGGTGGTCATCACCCCTTCGTAGAAGGTGCCGGCGCCGGAGACGCTGTTGTCGCCGCCGATGCCGAGCAGGATCGCGCCCTGCTTCTTCATCGGGTTGTAGCCGTTGGGTCGTCGCCCGTCGAACATGGTTGACAGGCTGCCCGCTTGTGCGTCGCCGCCTCGGATGGACCAGTGGTTGGGCTCGCCCTTGACGATGGCGGTGACGAAGCGGTGGTTGATCGCGGGGTCGGGGTTGTAGCCGGAGTTGACGCCGGACCACAGCCCGAACTCGAGGTCCCCCATGATCCACGGGCCGGAGCCGTCGCCCCACCCCCACTGCCGGTCCGCACCGAAGTAGACGGTCTCCATGATGGCCGGACCGTCGGCGCTGTTGGTGGTCTGGGCGTTGCCGTAGTCGAAGCAGCACCAGTTGTTGTAGTGCACGCCGTCGACCACGGCGTATATACCCTCGGGCTGGTCGCCGGTGGCGATGCCGTTGGTCTTGTTGTTGCGGTAGCCGGTGCCCGGCGCGATGAAGACGCCATACGCCTTCTGGCCGCCGATGCTGACCGGGGCGGCCTTCGCGTCGGCGAGGTTGTCCCAACCGCCGGGTTGCGGGCCCTTCCACGTGCCGGGAGGCGCTTGGGTCAGGTGGTTTCCCCGGCCGGACTGGTCGTAGATGATGCTGATGAGGCAGGTGGTGTTGGCGCAGAACGAGTCCTGGGCGTCGGCGTTTGCCACACCACCCGGGCTGAGCACGCCGATGTCACGAGTGGTGTTGTCCGAGGAGCGCCGAACCTGATACAGGGAACCGTTGTATGCGCCGTACAGGGCACGGGTGGTGCTGTGCGCCGCCACGCACGGTGTGCCGCCGGAGGCGTAGATGTCACACGGCCCGGAGATCGCGGCGTGGACCTCAGGCGCGCCCGACACGACACCGAATCCGATGCTGACGATGAAGGCGAGTGGCGGCGCCGCAGCGGCCAGGAGTCGGCCGAGTCGTTGCTTCACTCTTGATCACATCCCTTCGTTGCCCGGAATCAGGACGGCAGGCCGCTGGGCGGGTGTTCAAGAGTTGCGGACGAGTCGCCACCGGTTGTCGGCCGTCCCGTTGTCCGAGTCCTGGACGGCGAAGGCGCCGTTGGCGGTGGAGTTGTTCTGGATGGCCAGGAGCTTGCCGCTGTTGACGTTGCGGATCTTGTACGTTCCGTCGCCCTGGTCGAGCAGGGTCCACCGGTGGTCGGCGGTGCCGTTGTCGGCCCATTGCAGGACAGCGGCGTTGTCGGCGGTGGACATGTTCTGCACGCCGAGCACTTTGCCGCTGTTGACGTTGCGGAACCGCACCGCACTCCCGTCGCTGATCATCTCCCAGTTGTGGTCGGCGGTGCCGTTGTCGGTCCACTGCAACGCCAGGCCGCCGTCGGCGGTGGACATGTTCTGGACGCCCAGCACGAGGCCGCTGCCGGCATTGACCAGCCGGTAGCTGCCGCCTGCGGGTCCCTGGCCATTGGCGGCCCAATAGACGGTGTAGTTGTAGCCCTGCGCGTCATAGAACGGGCCGAGGTTGACCGGCGAGCCGTTGGCGGTGGCGGTGAAGGCCAGCGCGCTGCTCGAGGTGCGGGTGACCGAGGAGATGGTCAGCGCGGGCAGCGACGACAGCGTGCTGTTGCCGTAGTTGCCGGCGAGGACCGTCGGGCCGTAGGTGAGGGCGACGACGTTGGCGTTGTCGTTGGTGGCGCGGGCGACCACCTGCATGGGCAGCCGGACCGTGACCGTGTCGCCGGACGACCACGAGCGGGTGATCGTCGCGTAGCCGCCGGGGGTGGTGGTGACGCTCTGGGCAACGCCGTTGACGCTGATCGTGGCACCGTTGGCCCAGCCGGGGATGCGGATGCGGATCGACCACGGGTCGCTGACGCTGCCGGTGATCTGCAGGGTCGTGGTGTCGCTGACCGGGTAGGAGGTGGTCTGGGTGACCCTGATCCCGCGCTGGCTCCAGTTCAGCACCGAGGGCATGAACAGGTTCACGGTCAGCGTGGTGCCGTTGTAGAAGTAGATCGAGTCCATCAGCTTGGTGTTGACCTCGATGCCCGTGCCCTGGCAGCACCAGAAGCTGTTGTAGTCGGTGCTCCAGGTGCCGCCGCCCCAGGCCGGGCCGACGCCGCGCCGGCCGCCGGGGTTGAGCGGCGTGAAGTAGGTGATGTGCCCGTGGGCGTCGGCCGGGTTCTGCGCGCCGATGACGTGGTTGAGCAGCGCCTGTTCGTAGAAGTCGAAGTAGGCGGCGTTGTCGGGGTTGAGCAGCCACAGTTCCCGGGTCAGCTTGAGCATGTTGTAGGAGTTGCAGTGCTCGCACGTGTCCTTGGCCAGGTAGCCGGCGATCGCGTTGGGCGCGTGGAAGTGCTCGGCCTGGCTGTTGCCGCCGATCACGTAGGTGTGAGCGTTGACGGTGAAGTTCCAGGCGTTGACTGCGATGTCGCGGTAGCGCGTGGTGCCAGTGGCCTTGTACTCGCGGGCCGCGCCGACCCACTTGGGGATGTTCGTGTTGGCGTGCTGCCCGTTGAGCTGGTCCTGGTTGGACGCCAGCGGGTTGAACGCGGCGGCGTGGTCGAACCGCTGGGCGGTCGTCAGCCAACGGGCGTCACCGGTCTGCTGGTAGATGTCGGTCAGCACCGCGTTCATCCCGCCGAACTCGGTGCCCAGCACGGTCTGCATCTGGGCGTAGCTGAGCCGGCCGGTGCGCCAGTCGACCCAGCCGGCGAGCCGCAGCAACACGTCGCGGGCCTGGGTGCTGCCCACGTATCGCCATACATCCAGCAGGCCTGCCAGCGTCTTGTGGATGCAGTAGTACGACACGCTGACCGCGCGGCCGGCCTCCAGAGCGGTGAAGTCGGACTCCGGAAAGCCGGACAGGTATCCGGTGTTGAACCCGGCGACACCGTTGTTGGCCTGACACTTCGCCAGCTCGGCGACCATGGAGTTGGCCTTGTCCCGGCACGTCGTGTCGCCGAGCACGGCGTAGGCCTGAGCCCAAGCGGACAGGAAATGGCCCTGCACGTGGGTGCGGAACGGGAAGTCCGTGGCATCCCAGCCGCCGTTTGCCATAGCACCGTTCGTGGGTAACCGGTGGTTGGCCCGGAAGTTGTACAGCAACCGGTCGACGTCGACGAACCGCAGGTACGACAACGTGCGGTTCTGGTTGTCCAACCACCGGCTCGCCGTCAACTGCACCTGCCCCAGGTCGAACGCGTACGCCGACACGCCGATGTCAGCGCGGACCGGCGCCACCGACGCCTCCGCACGGCGAACGTCCACGACGCCGGTCGCCGCGGCGACGCCGGCCACAATGCCGGCCCCGGTCGCCTGCAACAACCGACGCCGACTGAAGGGCACAGATGACACTTCGACCTCCCGAAAGGCACGCGCATCGGCGCCGCGCCCCCGCACCGCCATCGCGGATCGCAGTGCGTTAGCGCTAACATCGGCCTGCCGGAACGGCCGGGCGGCTCTGCGCAGCCGCCGACAGACACTGGAGTGTGATGAAGATGCCAAATCGGCGGACATCACACAACTACCAAATGCCGACGGTGCGGCCCGCAAGATGATCGAATGGCCCCGATGTCCAGGTCAGCGGCGTCGCCGGCGGTCAGAGCAGCCTTCTCGGCGCACCGCGCCGGAGTGAAACTTTCAACGCCACCTCCACTCGGGATGAGTTGTCCTTGCCTCGACCAACATCGATGCGTCGCTGCCCGAGCGCACCTTCGCCTTCGACGAGTTCGGTCCCCTGTGCATTCGTCCGACCGCCGGGACGGGCTGGGCGCCGCAGGGCCGGCCGGACCGGCTGCCGGCCACCTACCACCGCACCCACGGCGTGAGGTACTTCCACGGCTGCTACTCCGTCGGCGACGATCTGCTGTGGGGCGTCAACCATCGACGCAAGGGCATCGATCACACCTGGGCCGCGTTGCGTTCGATCCGGGCGGCCCGCCCGGACGGCGCCCCGATCTATGTGATCCTGGACAACCTGTCGGCGCACAGGAACTGGCGCATCCGCGCCTGGGCCGAGAAGCACAAGGTCAGGCTGCTGTTCACGCCGACCTACGCCTCCTGGGCCAATCCGATCGAGGCGCACTTCGGCCCGTTGCGCCAGTTCACCTTGGGCAACTCCGACCATCCCCACCACACCGTGCAGACCCGCGCGCTGCACGCCTACCTGCGGAACAACCGGCCGTCCTCGGACACCCCGTGCTGTTCGATGTGGCGAAGCAGGATCTCGACGAGTTCGGGCGGGATCGGCACCGGCGTGTCTCTTTCACATCGCGATGCTTCAGGCCCCGCTCGTCATGGCTCTCGCCCGAGTCGGTGTAGCGCCTGAGGCTCTCTGGCCGGGTCTTCTCCAGCGTGAGCAGGCCCCACCCCTCGGCCTGGGGGCCGGTCCCGAACGGCGGCGGGACACCGGGCCGGGCGCCGCACGCCTGCCCCGCCGTACCGATCGAGCGCACCGGCCGGGGTTGCCGAGCCGCCGCACAACTGGAGCCCTTACGATCGCCACGGCCTGGTCGCTCGCCGTATGTGCTTGGGGGCGATCGACGATCCGTGCTTCGTTCCTCAGCACGGCTCACCGCGAATCTTGGTGCTGTCCGCAGTCGGTACTGAAGAGCTTGGCCCCTCCAACGAGCGATGAAGAGCTGTCCCCTGGGGTGTCACCACGACGCGACCGGGCGGCGGAGTACTCCGTGGCGTTGTTGCGATCTAGGTGCCAGTGAGGGCGCGCGTGACGGCGACGTCTTGGTCGGTGGTGCATTCCCATGGGACTCCGTACCGGCGGCTGCGGGGCTCATCGCAGACGGTCGCGCCGTTGCTCAATTGTTCCCAGGTGGCGGGTCGCCAGTATGCCTTGTCGTTGTGAAGAAGGGTTTCCGCGATGTGGTCGGGGTCTGGACTGCTGGTCAATTCGGAAAGTGCCGCAGCGACGGTCGGGACGGCGGTGTCGGGCAGGTCAGCGTCACCGAGGGCGGGCAGGAGGATGAGCAACCGGCTGGCAGCGTCCATCCGTGTTCTGTCACCAGCAGCGGGCGGA
This genomic interval from Nonomuraea helvata contains the following:
- a CDS encoding ricin-type beta-trefoil lectin domain protein, with amino-acid sequence MTSGPTQAATAITINGGSGGKTFDGVGAVSGGGGNSRLLIDYPEPQRGQILDYLFKPGYGAALQILKVEMGGDTNSTSGAEPSHEHFRGDLNCNRGYEWWIMEQAKARNPNIKLAALPWGAPGWIGNGNFMSQDMIDYFVAWLGCAKQHNLTMDYITAAQNEKRTDANWTISLRQALNNAGYSAVKIIFGDDYPGSWGPANAVASNATLRNSIAVLSGHYPCGYLSAQTSCSVSSTATNTGVTLWDSEGGSQDYNDGAKPLARGINRGYIDGRMVAYLNWDLIAAITPNLPWATVGLILANQPWSGWYSVGKDSWALAHTTQFTAPGWRYLDSSSGYINGGRNNGSYVSLKSPNNSDYSTIIETMDATAAQQLDFTLAGGLSTGQVHVWATNLNSNNQADFFVHTADITPSGGRFSLTVQPGYIYSITTTTGQGRGTATSPAQGSLNLPYSDNFDSYPAAGLPRYLQDMQGAFEASACGGGRAGMCLRQSSPMAPITWKTLADPATYGGNLNWNNYTVSADALLEKSGYAQLEGRVGSTNLDPIGNYNGYFLRVTDGGAWSILRNNTSGQLSTLRSGNVAALGTNRWHSLALGFSGSTITASIDGAVVGTASDSSFAAGQVGFGTGQGVTAQFDNLSVVPGSGNPPGSTTTLVNRNSGRCLDVPGQSQTNGTQLNLWDCNGQANQQWTYTTGKQFQVYGSKCLDANGQGTSNGTAVLIWDCNGQANQQWNVNSDGTITGVQSGLCLAANGAGTTNGTKIVLWSCNGSNQQWTRT
- a CDS encoding arabinofuranosidase catalytic domain-containing protein, which gives rise to MKQRLGRLLAAAAPPLAFIVSIGFGVVSGAPEVHAAISGPCDIYASGGTPCVAAHSTTRALYGAYNGSLYQVRRSSDNTTRDIGVLSPGGVANADAQDSFCANTTCLISIIYDQSGRGNHLTQAPPGTWKGPQPGGWDNLADAKAAPVSIGGQKAYGVFIAPGTGYRNNKTNGIATGDQPEGIYAVVDGVHYNNWCCFDYGNAQTTNSADGPAIMETVYFGADRQWGWGDGSGPWIMGDLEFGLWSGVNSGYNPDPAINHRFVTAIVKGEPNHWSIRGGDAQAGSLSTMFDGRRPNGYNPMKKQGAILLGIGGDNSVSGAGTFYEGVMTTGYPSNATEEAVQANIVAAGYAPPGGGNPQPGAGQIVGSQSGRCIEVPNSSTANGAQVQLADCQSADRQRWTYTSNKTLQVYGNKCLDANGNGTSNGTQVIIWDCHGQTNQQWNVNANGTITGVQSGLCLDANGAGTASSTKIILWSCHGGTNQQWSFRR
- a CDS encoding beta-L-arabinofuranosidase domain-containing protein, with amino-acid sequence MLQATGAGIVAGVAAATGVVDVRRAEASVAPVRADIGVSAYAFDLGQVQLTASRWLDNQNRTLSYLRFVDVDRLLYNFRANHRLPTNGAMANGGWDATDFPFRTHVQGHFLSAWAQAYAVLGDTTCRDKANSMVAELAKCQANNGVAGFNTGYLSGFPESDFTALEAGRAVSVSYYCIHKTLAGLLDVWRYVGSTQARDVLLRLAGWVDWRTGRLSYAQMQTVLGTEFGGMNAVLTDIYQQTGDARWLTTAQRFDHAAAFNPLASNQDQLNGQHANTNIPKWVGAAREYKATGTTRYRDIAVNAWNFTVNAHTYVIGGNSQAEHFHAPNAIAGYLAKDTCEHCNSYNMLKLTRELWLLNPDNAAYFDFYEQALLNHVIGAQNPADAHGHITYFTPLNPGGRRGVGPAWGGGTWSTDYNSFWCCQGTGIEVNTKLMDSIYFYNGTTLTVNLFMPSVLNWSQRGIRVTQTTSYPVSDTTTLQITGSVSDPWSIRIRIPGWANGATISVNGVAQSVTTTPGGYATITRSWSSGDTVTVRLPMQVVARATNDNANVVALTYGPTVLAGNYGNSTLSSLPALTISSVTRTSSSALAFTATANGSPVNLGPFYDAQGYNYTVYWAANGQGPAGGSYRLVNAGSGLVLGVQNMSTADGGLALQWTDNGTADHNWEMISDGSAVRFRNVNSGKVLGVQNMSTADNAAVLQWADNGTADHRWTLLDQGDGTYKIRNVNSGKLLAIQNNSTANGAFAVQDSDNGTADNRWRLVRNS